The Chloroflexota bacterium genome includes a region encoding these proteins:
- a CDS encoding aldolase/citrate lyase family protein, producing MRKNLAKQKIRAGEPIFGAFITFPAPPIVEICGHLGFDHVIIDAEHGPMNEESCQDLVRAAEVTGITPLIRVPQIVPQVILRFLDIGALGVHVPQVYTKADATAAVQSVKYYPQGRRGLAGVRAATYGLATTLSEYVKQANEETMIVLHIENRECVQNLPEILTIEGIDVFFIGPTDLSQSLGVPGRTREPIVEDLITKIIAEVQAAGKTVGIYVSDAETARKYLAAGVRYFATGITGLMAKAGREFLQVVKGS from the coding sequence GTGAGGAAGAATTTAGCTAAGCAGAAGATTAGGGCCGGCGAGCCTATATTTGGGGCCTTCATCACTTTTCCGGCCCCGCCCATCGTGGAGATTTGCGGTCACCTGGGCTTTGATCACGTCATCATCGATGCCGAGCATGGCCCTATGAACGAGGAGAGCTGTCAGGATCTGGTGAGGGCAGCGGAGGTGACCGGCATCACCCCCTTGATCCGCGTGCCTCAGATCGTTCCTCAGGTGATTTTGCGTTTCCTGGATATAGGAGCTCTGGGTGTACACGTGCCTCAGGTTTACACCAAGGCTGACGCCACGGCCGCGGTTCAATCTGTAAAATACTACCCTCAGGGGCGGAGGGGCTTGGCCGGTGTGCGGGCGGCGACTTATGGGCTCGCTACGACACTTAGTGAGTATGTCAAGCAGGCCAATGAAGAAACGATGATCGTCTTACATATAGAGAACAGGGAATGCGTGCAAAACCTGCCCGAGATACTGACCATCGAGGGGATCGACGTCTTCTTCATCGGACCAACCGACCTTTCACAATCCTTGGGTGTACCGGGACGAACGCGCGAACCGATCGTCGAGGATCTTATCACCAAAATCATCGCTGAGGTGCAAGCCGCGGGTAAGACAGTTGGCATCTACGTGTCTGATGCAGAAACGGCCAGGAAGTATCTAGCGGCTGGCGTTCGCTATTTTGCTACGGGTATAACCGGCTTGATGGCCAAGGCCGGGCGGGAGTTCCTCCAGGTCGTCAAAGGCAGCTGA
- the cofH gene encoding 5-amino-6-(D-ribitylamino)uracil--L-tyrosine 4-hydroxyphenyl transferase CofH yields the protein MYGQSLPPANVVTFSRSITLVPTRRCHNRCSYCSFRADDNHVLSLAEAEHTLTLAKGQGCREALIMSGERPWLEKDFPLTEEEFIAYVYQLCALALRLGLLPHTNIGVLTGPQLGRLKEVNVSMGLMLETASEGLAAHKEQPGKRISERIAHIEEAGRLRIPFTTGLLVGIGESASNRHAALLIIKRLQERYGHIQEVIIQNFKPKVGTPMAHWAEPTLEDMVETVRQARQLLPTVPVQIAPNLTSDCLPLLRAGANDLGGLSPAIDYINPECPWPKPEELGATLSRAGFHLQDRLPVHPEVDADLAPVADALRRRLVGDRVTYVVNRNVNITNICQGRCAFCAFRRDSGEGDAYQLTIAEVLQKAEEAVARQATEVCIQGGLNPTLELPFYLNMVSAIKQRFPHLHIHAFSPMEVWWIAQRNGLSIADTLARLQEAGLDTMPGTAAEILVDEVRQKICPQKLTTAEWVEVITTAHRLGIKTTATMMFGHIENWHHRLRHLEILRHIQLESGGFTELVLLPFVPGATPLARRYHLRPISLEEVLKVTAYARLYLGADLPNIQNSWVKIGVEGVKRSLSWGANDFGGTLMEENISRSAGSAHGQSLTRDQIEEAICQAGRIPVERDTLYNLRTGR from the coding sequence ATGTATGGGCAGTCCCTTCCTCCTGCCAATGTCGTGACCTTCTCGCGCAGCATCACGCTTGTCCCCACGCGCCGTTGCCACAACCGCTGTAGCTATTGCAGTTTTCGGGCCGACGATAACCACGTGCTTTCTCTGGCTGAGGCTGAGCACACCCTCACTCTGGCCAAGGGCCAGGGCTGTCGGGAGGCCCTCATCATGTCTGGCGAGCGCCCCTGGCTGGAGAAGGACTTCCCCCTGACCGAGGAAGAGTTTATCGCATACGTGTATCAGCTCTGTGCCCTGGCCTTGCGCCTGGGACTGCTCCCCCACACGAACATCGGTGTGTTGACTGGCCCTCAGCTGGGGCGTCTGAAGGAAGTTAACGTCTCCATGGGACTGATGCTCGAGACGGCCAGCGAGGGTTTGGCCGCCCATAAGGAACAGCCCGGCAAACGCATCAGTGAACGTATCGCTCATATCGAAGAGGCTGGTAGATTACGCATCCCTTTCACGACCGGCCTCCTCGTCGGCATCGGGGAATCGGCGTCGAACAGGCATGCCGCGCTACTGATCATCAAGCGCTTACAAGAGCGTTATGGGCATATTCAGGAAGTCATCATCCAAAATTTTAAGCCCAAGGTGGGTACGCCAATGGCACATTGGGCGGAACCGACCCTGGAAGATATGGTGGAAACGGTGCGTCAAGCCCGCCAGCTGTTGCCGACGGTACCTGTGCAAATAGCGCCGAACCTGACTTCCGACTGCCTGCCCTTGTTGCGCGCCGGGGCAAATGATCTGGGTGGGCTCTCGCCAGCCATCGACTATATCAATCCAGAGTGCCCCTGGCCGAAGCCAGAGGAGCTGGGGGCGACCCTGTCCAGGGCCGGTTTCCATCTTCAGGATCGCCTTCCTGTTCATCCTGAGGTGGACGCTGATCTGGCCCCGGTGGCCGACGCCTTGCGCCGGCGGTTGGTTGGGGATCGCGTGACCTACGTTGTTAACCGCAACGTTAATATCACTAATATATGTCAGGGCAGATGCGCCTTCTGCGCCTTCCGCCGGGACAGTGGGGAAGGGGATGCTTATCAGCTCACCATCGCTGAGGTCCTCCAAAAAGCCGAGGAGGCTGTGGCCCGGCAGGCTACCGAGGTATGCATCCAGGGTGGTCTGAACCCGACGCTGGAGCTGCCCTTTTACCTTAATATGGTCTCGGCCATCAAACAGCGCTTTCCCCATCTGCATATCCATGCCTTCTCCCCTATGGAGGTCTGGTGGATAGCCCAGCGCAATGGGCTTTCCATCGCTGATACACTGGCCCGTCTCCAGGAAGCGGGGTTGGATACGATGCCGGGGACAGCCGCCGAGATCCTCGTTGATGAGGTGCGGCAGAAGATCTGTCCCCAAAAGTTGACCACTGCTGAATGGGTGGAGGTCATCACTACGGCGCACCGTTTGGGAATCAAGACGACGGCCACGATGATGTTTGGACACATCGAGAACTGGCATCACCGCCTTCGTCACCTCGAGATATTGCGCCATATCCAGCTGGAGAGCGGGGGTTTCACGGAGCTGGTGCTCTTGCCCTTCGTGCCCGGAGCAACCCCCCTAGCACGGCGTTACCACCTGCGACCGATCAGCCTGGAGGAGGTCTTGAAGGTTACTGCCTATGCCCGTCTCTATCTCGGCGCTGACCTGCCCAACATCCAGAACAGTTGGGTGAAGATAGGGGTAGAGGGGGTGAAGCGTTCGCTATCCTGGGGGGCGAACGATTTTGGGGGAACGCTGATGGAGGAGAACATCTCCCGGAGCGCCGGTTCAGCCCATGGACAGTCCCTGACCAGGGACCAGATCGAGGAGGCTATCTGCCAGGCCGGACGCATCCCCGTCGAGCGGGACACTCTATATAATCTGAGGACAGGAAGATGA
- a CDS encoding Coenzyme F420 hydrogenase/dehydrogenase, beta subunit C-terminal domain — protein sequence MISDEELRLKQIDADPCSHCGACLSFCKWDAFEASQPGLRGDPSLCRTCMLCFSICPRAHPWTPQMEVELFGHSRQHPLLGFYVAAYAARAVEKAPQAQDAGVTTALLRFALRQGLVQGVIVTGRDAEWRPRAFLATSEEEVSGAAGSKYTAAPALSVLGEAVERYERLAFVGMPCQVNALRNLQLRKGERYGAERVVLTVGLFCAESFIYGCPHGLRPFVEREMGMPIREVSRFDIKKGNFVAYGVERIENRPLVELKELVWPICPSCQDFTAELADISVGAVGSRPDENTVLLRSPLGQQIWEQAHTLEWMQLGAVRNLGIIERLTQNKQARRAALSAEASRFLFKRSIRGNYKKLSSTSC from the coding sequence ATGATTTCGGATGAGGAGCTGAGACTAAAACAAATCGATGCCGACCCTTGTTCCCATTGTGGGGCCTGTCTCTCCTTTTGTAAGTGGGATGCGTTTGAGGCGAGTCAGCCAGGGCTACGGGGTGATCCCTCCCTCTGCCGCACCTGCATGCTCTGTTTCAGCATCTGTCCCCGTGCTCATCCCTGGACACCCCAGATGGAGGTGGAGCTCTTCGGGCATAGTCGGCAACATCCTCTCTTAGGGTTTTACGTGGCCGCTTACGCTGCTAGGGCTGTGGAGAAGGCGCCTCAGGCCCAGGATGCCGGCGTGACCACGGCGCTGCTCCGCTTCGCGCTACGGCAGGGGCTTGTGCAGGGGGTCATCGTTACAGGTCGTGATGCTGAGTGGAGGCCTCGAGCGTTCCTCGCTACCAGTGAGGAGGAGGTCAGCGGGGCTGCTGGCTCCAAATACACGGCTGCTCCGGCCCTTTCTGTGCTGGGGGAGGCGGTGGAGCGGTACGAGCGCCTGGCCTTTGTCGGCATGCCCTGTCAGGTAAATGCCCTGCGCAATCTACAATTGCGGAAGGGCGAGCGTTATGGGGCGGAAAGAGTGGTCTTGACGGTCGGACTCTTCTGTGCTGAAAGCTTCATCTATGGATGCCCTCACGGCCTCAGGCCGTTTGTGGAGCGGGAGATGGGCATGCCTATCAGGGAGGTCAGCCGTTTTGACATCAAGAAGGGTAATTTCGTTGCCTATGGGGTGGAGCGAATCGAGAATCGGCCCTTGGTTGAACTGAAAGAGCTCGTCTGGCCGATCTGCCCTAGTTGCCAGGACTTCACGGCCGAGCTGGCTGACATCTCCGTTGGTGCTGTTGGCTCGCGCCCTGATGAGAATACGGTCCTCTTGCGCTCGCCACTCGGTCAGCAAATATGGGAACAGGCCCATACGCTTGAATGGATGCAGCTCGGGGCGGTGCGTAACCTGGGCATCATCGAACGGTTGACCCAAAACAAGCAGGCGCGGCGAGCCGCTCTCTCGGCGGAGGCCAGTCGGTTCCTGTTTAAGCGATCCATTCGGGGAAACTACAAGAAACTCTCTTCCACGTCTTGCTAG
- a CDS encoding flavodoxin family protein → MPEEKRSLEPVKILGISGSPRKGATLYALNEAMRAAASLPGVETTIISLKGKKISPCLHCDYCLRHRAESFSLEKACSLKDDMRQIYEPFLEADGYILATPVYMGTVSGQLKVMMDRMRTLWFHADLLANKVGGVLVTGGDRTGGHEPAILAIVGFYMCFGILPVAGIHGGNLGAAIWSKDARAVGAAQDEEGMRLCHDLGLKVAKTARLLKQARQSAIPSA, encoded by the coding sequence TTGCCAGAGGAAAAACGATCCCTCGAACCGGTAAAGATCCTGGGGATTTCAGGCAGTCCCCGTAAGGGGGCTACCCTTTATGCCCTTAATGAGGCTATGCGGGCTGCGGCCAGCCTTCCTGGCGTGGAGACAACGATCATCTCCCTAAAAGGCAAAAAGATCAGTCCTTGCCTCCACTGTGATTATTGCCTGCGTCATCGAGCAGAATCCTTCAGCTTGGAAAAGGCCTGTTCTCTTAAGGATGATATGCGCCAGATTTATGAGCCTTTTCTGGAGGCTGATGGCTACATCCTGGCCACCCCGGTGTATATGGGCACAGTGAGCGGACAGTTGAAGGTGATGATGGACCGCATGCGCACCCTCTGGTTTCATGCTGATCTGCTGGCCAACAAGGTGGGAGGGGTGCTGGTCACGGGAGGCGATCGGACCGGGGGACACGAGCCGGCTATCCTGGCCATCGTCGGCTTCTATATGTGTTTCGGTATCTTGCCGGTAGCAGGCATACACGGTGGTAATTTGGGTGCGGCCATCTGGTCCAAAGATGCCCGTGCCGTCGGCGCAGCCCAGGATGAGGAGGGGATGCGCCTCTGCCATGACCTGGGGCTCAAGGTGGCCAAGACTGCCCGTCTTTTGAAGCAGGCGCGCCAGTCGGCAATTCCTTCCGCTTAA
- a CDS encoding amidohydrolase, with amino-acid sequence MSSLLIKNGTIVTMDRDGRIIEDGYVYVEDDLIREVGGQPGLHLVERAEETIDASGMAIIPGLVNAHTHLFQTLIRGLADDKPLLQWLQSVVWPVTAAMNEEECYWAALLGCLENLRSGATSIISQHYINASLHNFDRVAEAVSDSGIRALLARGFADKNYYPAIQEDERTILLAMERATHKWQGAAAGRIGVEFGPLIPWGCSEHLMTQVVRLATEWGVGIHIHIAETREEVEMVLAETGKRNIEWCADLGVLGPRTQLVHCVWLTPAEITTIAASGSTVVHCPVSNMYLASGIAPIAKMRKKGVNVAIATDGPASNNSQDMLEVLKFTACLQKVHTLNSRVILPEDVLEMATLGGARAMGLADTIGSLEVGRKADIAVIDLDTPHTAPVHRVPSALVYNTNCGDVDTVIVDGRVLLQGKRFCHLDEEAVLKTAGRAARGLLARAGVKVS; translated from the coding sequence ATGTCATCACTACTGATCAAGAATGGCACTATCGTCACTATGGATCGAGACGGCCGCATCATCGAAGACGGCTATGTTTACGTTGAGGACGACCTTATCCGCGAGGTTGGGGGACAACCAGGGCTGCATCTGGTCGAGCGCGCCGAGGAGACGATCGACGCTTCGGGCATGGCCATCATCCCTGGGCTGGTGAACGCCCATACCCATCTCTTTCAGACCCTTATCCGTGGCCTGGCCGATGATAAACCCTTGCTCCAGTGGCTCCAATCCGTCGTCTGGCCAGTAACGGCCGCCATGAACGAAGAGGAGTGTTATTGGGCAGCGCTGCTCGGTTGCCTGGAGAACCTCAGATCGGGTGCAACCTCGATCATCAGCCAACATTATATCAATGCCTCTCTGCATAACTTTGATCGGGTAGCCGAGGCCGTGAGCGACTCTGGTATACGGGCCCTGCTGGCGCGTGGCTTCGCCGACAAGAACTATTACCCAGCCATTCAGGAAGATGAAAGGACCATCCTCCTGGCGATGGAGCGGGCGACGCATAAATGGCAAGGCGCGGCGGCCGGAAGAATAGGCGTTGAGTTCGGTCCCCTTATACCCTGGGGTTGCAGTGAGCATTTGATGACCCAGGTGGTGCGGCTGGCCACAGAATGGGGCGTGGGCATCCATATCCACATCGCTGAGACCCGCGAGGAGGTGGAGATGGTGCTCGCCGAGACCGGTAAACGTAACATCGAATGGTGTGCTGACCTTGGTGTTTTAGGCCCACGCACTCAGCTCGTTCACTGTGTTTGGCTTACCCCCGCTGAGATCACGACCATCGCCGCCAGCGGTAGCACAGTCGTTCATTGCCCTGTAAGCAATATGTATCTTGCTTCAGGTATCGCCCCCATAGCCAAGATGCGGAAGAAAGGGGTTAACGTGGCCATTGCCACTGATGGCCCGGCCAGCAATAACTCGCAGGATATGTTGGAAGTGCTGAAGTTCACGGCCTGTTTGCAGAAAGTGCACACCCTCAATTCGCGGGTCATTCTGCCGGAAGATGTGTTGGAGATGGCCACCCTGGGGGGAGCACGGGCTATGGGGTTGGCTGATACCATCGGCAGTCTGGAAGTGGGGCGAAAGGCCGATATTGCGGTCATCGACCTTGACACTCCCCATACTGCTCCGGTGCACCGCGTACCCTCTGCCCTGGTCTATAACACCAATTGCGGTGATGTGGACACGGTTATCGTTGATGGGAGGGTGTTGTTGCAGGGCAAGCGGTTTTGCCACCTGGATGAGGAAGCGGTATTGAAGACGGCAGGACGAGCAGCACGGGGGCTGCTGGCGCGGGCCGGGGTAAAAGTGTCATAG